A portion of the Chryseobacterium tructae genome contains these proteins:
- the rpsF gene encoding 30S ribosomal protein S6 — protein sequence MNNYETVFILTPVLSESQVEEAVNKYVDLIKEKNCEIVAKENWGLKKLAYPIQLKKNGFYTLIEFKGEGSVVADLELAFKRDERVIRYLTTKLDKHAVEYAVTRRAKVKSAKA from the coding sequence ATGAACAATTACGAAACTGTTTTCATTTTAACTCCCGTTCTATCTGAGTCACAGGTAGAGGAAGCAGTGAACAAGTATGTAGATCTTATCAAAGAAAAGAACTGCGAAATCGTTGCTAAAGAAAACTGGGGATTAAAAAAATTAGCTTACCCAATCCAATTGAAAAAGAACGGATTCTACACTTTAATTGAATTTAAAGGAGAAGGTTCTGTAGTAGCTGACTTAGAATTAGCATTCAAACGTGACGAGAGAGTTATCCGTTACCTTACTACAAAACTTGACAAACACGCTGTTGAGTACGCTGTAACAAGAAGAGCTAAAGTAAAATCAGCTAAAGCTTAA